One Microtus pennsylvanicus isolate mMicPen1 chromosome 3, mMicPen1.hap1, whole genome shotgun sequence DNA window includes the following coding sequences:
- the Chrna3 gene encoding neuronal acetylcholine receptor subunit alpha-3, translating into MDAVPLWSPLSLLILLLLSVASASEAEHRLFQYLFEDYNEIIRPVANVSHPVVIQFEVSMSQLVKVDEVNQIMETNLWLKQIWNDYKLKWKPSDYQGVEFIRVPAEKIWKPDIVLYNNADGDFQVGDKTKALLKYTGEVTWIPPAIFKSSCKIDVTYFPFDYQNCTMKFGTWSYDKAKVDLVLIGSSMNLKDYWESGEWAIIKAPGYKHEIKYNCCEEIYQDITYSLYIRRLPLFYTINLIIPCLLISFLTVLVFYLPSDCGEKVTLCISVLLSLTVFLLVITETIPSTSLVIPLMGEYLLFTMIFVTLSIVITVFVLNVHYRTPTTHTMPTWVKAVFLNLLPRVMFMTRPTSGEGDAQKPRAFYSAELSNLNCFSRADSKSCKEGYPCQDGACSYCHHRRVKISNFNANLTRSSSSESVNAVLSLSALSPEMKEAIQSVKYIAENMKAQNVAKEIQDDWKYVAMVIDRIFLWVFILVCILGTAGLFLQPLMARDDT; encoded by the exons ATGGACGCTGTACCGCTCTGGTCGCCGCTGTCATTGCTGATACTGCTGCTACTGTCAG TGGCCAGTGCCTCAGAAGCAGAACACCGCCTATTCCAGTACCTGTTCGAAGATTACAACGAGATCATTCGGCCTGTGGCGAACGTGTCCCATCCCGTTGTCATCCAGTTTGAGGTGTCCATGTCTCAGCTGGTGAAGGTG GATGAAGTAAACCAGATCATGGAGACCAACCTGTGGCTGAAGCAA ATCTGGAACGACTACAAGCTGAAATGGAAGCCCTCTGACTACCAAGGGGTGGAGTTCATACGTGTCCCCGCGGAGAAGATCTGGAAACCAGACATTGTGCTTTACAACAA CGCTGACGGGGATTTCCAGGTTGGCGATAAGACCAAAGCTCTACTCAAGTACACGGGAGAAGTGACTTGGATCCCTCCAGCCATCTTTAAGAGCTCATGCAAAATCGATGTGACCTACTTCCCATTTGACTACCAAAACTGCACCATGAAGTTCGGCACCTGGTCCTATGACAAGGCAAAGGTCGACCTGGTCCTCATCGGCTCCTCCATGAACCTCAAGGACTACTGGGAAAGTGGCGAGTGGGCCATCATCAAAGCCCCGGGCTACAAACACGAGATCAAGTACAACTGCTGCGAGGAGATCTACCAAGACATCACCTACTCGCTGTACATCCGCCGCCTGCCGCTGTTTTACACCATCAACCTCATCATCCCCTGCCTGCTCATCTCCTTCCTCACGGTGCTCGTCTTCTACCTGCCCTCCGACTGTGGCGAGAAGGTGACGCTCTGCATCTCCGTGCTCCTCTCCCTGACCGTCTTCCTCCTAGTGATCACCGAGACCATCCCTTCCACCTCGCTGGTCATCCCCCTGATGGGGGAGTACCTCCTCTTCACGATGATCTTTGTCACCTTGTCCATCGTCATCACGGTCTTCGTGCTCAACGTACACTACAGGACTCCGACCACCCACACGATGCCCACGTGGGTCAAGGCCGTGTTCCTAAACCTGCTCCCCAGGGTCATGTTCATGACGCGGCCAACCAGCGGCGAGGGAGATGCTCAGAAGCCAAGGGCCTTCTACAGTGCTGAGCTCTCAAACCTGAACTGCTTCAGCCGCGCAGACTCCAAAAGCTGCAAGGAAGGCTACCCATGCCAAGACGGGGCATGCAGCTACTGCCACCACCGGAGGGTGAAGATCTCAAATTTCAATGCTAATCTCACGAGAAGCTCCAGTTCTGAGTCTGTCAACGCCGtgctttccctctctgctctgtCACCAGAAATGAAAGAGGCCATCCAAAGTGTGAAGTACATCGCTGAAAACATGAAAGCTCAGAATGTAGCCAAAGAG attcaaGATGACTGGAAGTATGTTGCCATGGTGATTGACCGtatctttctctgggttttcatCCTGGTGTGCATATTAGGGACAGCAGGATTATTTCTACAGCCCTTGATGGCCAGAGATGACACATAA